The nucleotide sequence CTATCGCTTGCCTTAAAATGGGCGGCATTACTCTTTCCTGCGAAATATGATGCCGAAGAGAGATTTTAGGAGGTGAATCGTTCTTGAGAAATAGATCTTACCGCTTTTCCCGTGCTCCGCGCCGCTTCCTCCTTCCCTCAATAGGACTCTCCACTCGGGAAACAGCAGTTCTCTATAATAATATAACTTTTGTCTTGAATTGTCAATATTTAAGCCCAGGAGGATATCGCCGAATTGGAGGGAGCGCCTGCTCCCGATTGCCGCCGATACAAGCCTCCTCTCGATCGGGCCGGGCTTAAACCCGGAGACTTCATCCGAGTTTAGGGGAAAACCGAACCGCTCGGTCAATATCCAGAGCATCCTCCCGACGATCTTTATTAGTTTATTGGAGCCGGCATTGTCAAAAAGCAGGCCGAGGGAAAACCCTTCGCCGAGGGACTCGATCACCCTTCCCACGTCCATAAACCAGTAGTTCATGAGATACGAGTGTTTCAGGGCGTGGTGGGACGAGATTATTATCGTGTGGTATGGGTTTGTGGAGAGATAATCGGCGTCCCCTATTTTGATCTTTTCGGCCGACGCGAATATCTCGTCTGTGGACAGGGTCGGAAGATATTCCCTGCTCCTTATCCTCCCCTCGTCGATTATCTTCGTGTGGAGGTCGATGTAGAGCGAGCCTTTTGACCAGTGGGCTGGGATTTCCCCTTCGGGTTCTGCCGAAAACGGCTCGTACCCCGCCCCCTTAAATATCTCTGCCGCCGCCCCGAAATCTTTTTGGTGGATTAGAATATCGGCGTCTGTGGAGGGCCTTATCCTGAAATCCTTGTAGTAACGGTTGATGAGGTCGTGCCCCTTGATGAGGACCGCCCTCACCCCCCCATCATTGAACATTTTGAATATTGCCTCGAGCTCCCGCCTCATCGCCATGTTCAACAATTCCGTGCGGGCAAGCGTCGTCCTGGCCCTCTTGATCTCCGCATCGGCAAGGAGGGGGAGAAGCCCCCAGTCGGTCAGTGCCGTGATCAATATCCCGAGAGAGCCCTTGTCCACGGCGAAGGGGATAAGGTTTCCCGGAAGCCTGTCGATTTGCGGAAGCGACGCGGAAATCCCTTTTCCCGCCCATCGGCTTATCAGGGCGAGCCTGATAATCTCCGCAGCGCTTAAGAATCGAGCCACCCCTTGCCTCCAAAAGGCTCCTAAAAGCTTCTAAAAGAGATATTTCGGTTCAAATCATCTTTATAAAAACGAGCCGACATATCAATATTACAATATTACCAGAATCTGAAGGTAAATTGTGTTTTTTATTGTAATTTCCCAGAAACGACCCTG is from Candidatus Zymogenus saltonus and encodes:
- a CDS encoding nucleotidyltransferase family protein; translated protein: MARFLSAAEIIRLALISRWAGKGISASLPQIDRLPGNLIPFAVDKGSLGILITALTDWGLLPLLADAEIKRARTTLARTELLNMAMRRELEAIFKMFNDGGVRAVLIKGHDLINRYYKDFRIRPSTDADILIHQKDFGAAAEIFKGAGYEPFSAEPEGEIPAHWSKGSLYIDLHTKIIDEGRIRSREYLPTLSTDEIFASAEKIKIGDADYLSTNPYHTIIISSHHALKHSYLMNYWFMDVGRVIESLGEGFSLGLLFDNAGSNKLIKIVGRMLWILTERFGFPLNSDEVSGFKPGPIERRLVSAAIGSRRSLQFGDILLGLNIDNSRQKLYYYRELLFPEWRVLLREGGSGAEHGKSGKIYFSRTIHLLKSLFGIIFRRKE